The DNA sequence CCAGCACAAGGTGCACAGTTAGAACCACCACAATCTACACCGGTTTCGTCACCGTTCTGAACGCCGTCGCTACAAGTAGGACCAGCTACGCCACAAGAAGCAGACAAACAAGTAGCATTGGTTACGGTGTTACGGATAACATTACCTGGCTGAGGGCCAAAACCCTGCGTAAAGTCGATACCCGTGGTCAGATGACAGTAGCTCATGATAGTACCACCGCCGGATGGGCTGCCTGGTACAGAACAGCTCCCCTCAGTGCCACCAGCACAACCATCAATAGCAGTACCGTTGCCATTCCATACACAAGCATGGGTGTGGCGAGAACCGATCAAGTGACCCATCTCGTGCGTTACAACCATCACCGTGAAGGAGTAGGTAGGTACGTTGCTGTAAGAAGCATCAATGCTACTGAAACACTTAGAATTATCAGGGTTTGAATTACAAATTCCAGCAAAACCAGCAGCAATACCACCGCTTGCCTGGTAAGACATCAGGTGACTAAGGTCACCATTGAAAGCTCCGGTATTAGACTGGTAAGAACTCAGCATCGCACTAGAGCTGCTGCCTGAATAAGGGGCAGGAGTATTCCAGGCTTTGATTTCAGAAATGCCCATTTCCAGGCTTTCGTTGGCGTACAGGGTAATGGTTTGATTCATGATACCCGTTACATAATTGGTCGCACCAACTACTCCACCTTTATTGGTCACGATATCATCGTCGATTTCGATGTATACCTGAATACAATCACCCGTTGCCTTGGTCTCCGTGTACTCCAGGTCGCTTGGCTTGTACACTTCACCATCATCAGGTGTAGCACAATCCAGATCCTGAGGCTGTAGGAAGTAGCGATCGTTGTAGATCAGGTGCTCGCTGTTGGGAGCACCATCCACAATACCGATAACGTAGTTACCGTATTCGGTGCTGATCAAGCCGTGGATTTCATTGTCGAACACACTGATAGCAACCAATGCTGTAGGGTCGCCATCCAATGTTCCTGCGTAATAAAGGCCAGGCGTGTAGTCTACACTTCTACCACTACTGGTAGTAAGCACAAAACCATCGGCAAGCACCTTGTTGGGAATGAGGGTAACAACAGCATCTCCTTGGCCCGGTAGAGGGAAGGTAAGACTTAACACCTCAGGGCGCTCTTGCTGGAGATTGCGAATCGCTTCGCGGTCAAGTGTTACAATGAGTCCTTCCGTAAGGACATCCGTAGGAATGTCAAAATCTTTGAGATCCTGATCCGTAGCAGTCACAAGTGTATACTCACTTATGTCGTGTTTGGTAACTGCTTTAGCCACCTTTGCGGCAACAGCTCCTTGCCCAAATGCCATCACTGGCGCAAATAAAAGCAATAGTAAATAGTGTGCGATTTTCATACTAGAAAGTTAAGATGATGAATTAAACTAGCACTGTGATCTACCCCTTCAGGCAAATCCAGTCTAATAATCAGGAAATATTTATTAAAAGATGTTTTGTTAGAGATTAACAAAACTAGCACTGTGATCTACCCCTTCAGGCAAACCCAGTCTAATAATATAGGATATAAATTTTTAAAAGAAGTGTTGTTAACAGCGCAGTTTCTCAATGCTTATACAAGGTAATTTTTTTTCTTTTATTTGCGCCAAAAGCTTATCATTAATTTAATAAAATTCGATTATTATTTTTTGCCATTTTTAATATTGTATAACTTACAATAAGCCGTATTTCCACAAGACCACCTTCTTCTATCGTACCTTCAAGATAAACCCTTAAACGAAGTCACCCCGAATCTTACCAGATAGAAGATTCGGGGTGATTTAAAATTCCTTCTTTTTAAGAAGGTATTGATGCTATCTTACAGGTTCACACGCCCGTAGCGGATGCCATCATCGTACTGTACGACATAAGCATTAGGGTACTCACTTTTGATTTGATTCAAAGCAAAAGTAACTTCCTCCTGGCTAAAGTAATCACCTACCAGTACCCTGGTCAGGCTACGAGAAGGAATATATTCTGTAGCCACTTCGCCGTAATTTGACAAAGAAGAAAAACGGTTACTCCCGGCGTCATAAGTTTTCAAGGCTCCAATCTGGATACGGTAGTAGCGGCCCTGGTAACGCTTAGCACGCGAGGTATACGCCAGATTGTCTTTGGCCGAGGTGCCATTGGCGGTGTATTCCTCTCCAGCTAAGCCCAGCATTGTGCCGGGGTTGGAAGCAGGTCGGGTAGGAGCAGTGTTGGTATTGTTGTTGGTGTTATCAACTTCCGACATAAACCCTCCGGTTTTAGGCTCGGTGGTATTACCCGTTGGGTTGTTGGTCACGGGGGTATCTACAAAGCCTTCTTCTGCTTGTAAAAACAACGGTTGCCCGTAAGCAACAGTTGAGGGGTCATCCGTTGCAAATACGTAACCGCCTTGTTGAAAGCCGGCACGCTCAATCTCCACCCGGAAACGACGATTAGGCAAAAGTTCGAAGAGGTAATTACCCGCCGCAAAATCTTTCTTGATGAGTAAGTTCTCACTACCATCATCAAAAATTTGATACAAGGAAACTTTGATATTATCCAGCAAAGCTCCCGTCGCTTGATCATAGACATTCGCCTTAAGCGTAATCTGACGACCACCTACCGAGAATTCAAAAACATCCTGGTTGCGCGTATTGGTCTTTTCCCCTCCGAAAACCCGGTTTGAAGTAAAGTAGCCTCCGAAACCCGATGGATTCCTTACGTAACCAAAATCATCGGCCGAAGAGTTGACGGGCAAGCCAATGTTCTCCGGAGCCGTCCAGCTTACTTCTCCGCCACTAGAACGGAAGATATCCAAACCTCCAATCGATGGGTGACCATTGGAAGAAAAGTAGAGGGTTCCTTCTTCCGCATTATAGAAAGGAGTGATCTCGTCTCCCAAGCTATTGATGACAGGCCCCAGGTTTACGGGGAAGGTATAATCGGTATTATCAACGCCTAAATCACGGGTGACGTACCAAAGGTCAAGGCCGCCACGACCGCCTTCGCGGTTAGAGGCAAAAAAGAGGTACTCCTGCCCATTGTTGTGAGCAACCGCTGGGGTGGTTGAATTAACGCCCTTCACATTGATAAAGTCGGGGAGCCGCTCAGGTGCTGTCCAACCATTGGCAGAACGCTTGGTAAGGTAAATCTCGCAGCGGGTATTGAAACCATTCCAACCGCCATCATTATTACAGATCGTAAAGTAGAAGCGCTGGTTATCCGGAGACATTGCCCCATTGGCATACTGCCCGCCCTGCACAACCGGAAAACCTGAAGGGTTGGCCGCTTTGGTCCAATTGTTACCTTGCCGCTGGCTTTCGTAGATACGCGCCTGCCCGCCAATGGTAGAGGTAAAGTAAAGCACATCTTCACTTACGGCTACGGGAGCAAAGTCGTCACTATCAGAATTGACGGTGCTACCAGGGTGGAGAATCTCCATTCTACGATCCATTTTGGAAGCCATGTCTCTGGTAAGGTCAATACCTTTCAACTCTACCCTGACGATATCCTGTAGAATCGCCTTGTCTGGCCCTGTGTAGCCGTCGGCAGCAGCCTGGAAAGCAACACGAGCTTTGTCGTACTGTCCGTCGCGCTTGAGGGCCCGCGCGTATTTCAACAATACCAGTTGGTCATCATTAAAATTGGCAGGCACGTGCTGAAAAGCATCGGCAGCATTGCGATAATCATTAAGGCGATAGAAAATATCTGCCGCTTTGTAAATGTATTCTTCCTTGCTTTGTTTCTGCTCCCAGGCTGCCCGGTAGTTTTCTGCTGCGGCAAAGAGGTCACCTTCTTTCTCTAGTTGCTCCGCCAGTTTGCGGTGCTTGCGCCAAGACATATCCTGCGCTTGTAAGGCAGGAAAACTCAGGCTAAAGGTTACTAAAACCAATAATAAATTGCGAATCATCATATCCAAGAGGGTTGTCGGTTCTCCGTATTTATGGTAAAATTGTTCTAAGAACGATAATTAATTGTTAAAAGTTGTTCGATGACCGGAGCAAAATGCCGGTGTTCTAATAACAACACTTTCTGTGCAATGGCTTCCGCATCATCCTCCGGTTCCAATGCACAGCTGGCCTGAAAAATCACTCGCCCTTCGTCGTAGTGTTCATTAACGTAATGAATGGTGATGCCACTCTCCTTTTCGCCAGCAGCTTTTACTGCCTGATGCACGTACTTGCCATACATTCCCTTCCCTCCGTATTTTGGCAATAACGCCGGATGAATATTCACTATTTTCCGAGGAAAGTGACGCACCAGATAATTGGGAATTAGCCATAAAAAACCCGCCAGTACAATGAGGTCAATGCCCCTCAAATGCTCGAGTAACACCTCCGTTTCGTAGAAGGATTTTCGTTGCAAAAGAAGGGTAGGAATCCCATGCGCTGCGGCCATATCCAAAACGGGTGCCGTAGCTTTATTGCTAACAACCAAACTTACTTCAATAGACGGATGTCCTTTAAAATACTCCACAATCTTGCGGGCGTTGGAGCCCGTTCCGGACGCAAATATGGCGATTCTCTGCACGCTCAGCTAGCTTATTTTTCGCTCACAAGTTACTGCTTTTTTAGGACAGAAGGGGAGAGATGCAACATGGCCTGTGCCAATTTTCCAAAATAAACCGTAATATTGAATAATAGACTTGTTCGGCAAGTAATGATATCAGGAAAACGCTCAAAAGTTATGTTCATACTACTTAGACACCTTCTTGCCTTCAGTTTGTTTGTTTTCATTATTCCACTTGGGCAAGCACAACAATTGCTCCGCCAGGAAGTCAGCATTGATTTGGAAGCTGCTACCGCTGAAGAAGTTTTGACCCAACTGGCAGAACGGTATCAGCTACGCTTTCATTATTCAGCGCTTGATCTGCCAAGCCAGCGTAGTCATTTCAACTATCAGCAAGTGCCCCTTACCAGTGTCTTGGAAGCCTTGTTGGCACCTTCTCCACTGGGCTTTTTTGTTTATCGCGATCAATCAATCGTTATTGCAAACCAAGAAAAAATCGCGGAACTTATTGCTTATCGGGAGCAGTTTTACCAGGCCCTCGACGGGCAATTGCAAAGAGGCACCTCTCCCCAGGACATCATCACCATTGGTGCAGACCAACCCAGTGCAGCCGGTGCAAATGCCAAGATAATTGGGCGGCTGGCCGACGCCAATACCGGGGAGCCCATCATCGGAGCGACCATCTTTTGGCCCGAACTCAAAAACGGTACCGTTAGTGATAGCCGCGGATTGTGGGAAATGAATATCCCTTCGGGTAATCAATACGAACTGCAAATTCAATACATCGGCTATGGCAGCTTTAGCCGCCAGTTTAAAATCATTGGCGAAGGTTTTCTGGACATTAAATTACTGCCAGAAGCAACCGACCTTGCGACCATCATCGTACTGGCCGAAGCGCAGGACGACAACGTGAGCAATACCCAGGCAGGGTTGAGCACTTTCTCGGTGCGCAGTATTAAGGACCTGCCGACCTTGTTGGGAGAAGCGGATGTGGTGCGCAGTGTGCTTACCACTGCTGGCGTCAACTCCATTGGCGAAGGTTCTTCAGGCTTCAATGTCCGAGGCGGAGCAGTCGATCAAAACCTGATCCTTCAAGGAGGCAGCATCCTCTTCAATGCTTCGCACGCGCTGGGGTTTTATTCCACCATCAATCCTGAGATTATTCAAGAAGTAGCGCTTTACAAAAGCATTCTGCCGGCGGAGTACGGCGGTCGACTTTCTTCTGTGCTCCAGGTAGATTTGCGGCGAGGGAAACAGCAAGGCTTACGCATAGCCGGAGGCTTGGGCCCCGTAACGGCAAAACTGAGTGCAGAGGGTCCGTTTGCGGAAGGTAAAGGAACTTTCCTGCTTGGCTTACGCGGTGCTTCGGCTGATTGGATACTGCGTCAGATCGATGATATCGCCATTAGTAAAAGCCAGGCTGCGTTTTTTGATGGCAACCTGTTGGTACATTACGACCTTACGGAAAAAGACCAACTCCGAGGAAGCCTTTACCACGCAAGCGACGACTTTTCTTACAACCAGGAATTTGGGTTTAATTACAAAACAGCATCCGCAGAAATCAATTACACGCGCCAAATTCGGGAAGAACTTTCTTCTGAATTGACCTTGGTTGCCAATCAACTTCGCAGCTCCCGCACCGATCTGGCAGGGCCGGGCAGTGGGGCTTTGCTCACCGGCATCACTTATTACAAGCTCAAGGAAGTTATTCGTCACCAGGAAGAAGACTGGAGCTGGTTAGCAGGCATTGAGACGATTTTATACCAAGTTCCAGGTCAGGAACAAAGGCCCCAAGGGCCGACCTCCACGCTGCCCAACCTCAAGCTGGAAAATGAAAAAGGCTGGGAGTCGGCCCTCTTTGGCGAGATCAATTGGGAGCCCTGGGAACAATTTTCCGTCAAGGCAGGGCTTCGTATCAACGACTATCAATACCTCGGCGGTCGTACCCTCCTCGACTACGGACCGGATGGCACTTACGAGCTGTCAAACGTCGTCGACACCCTGGAATATGCTGCTGGCGAAACCATCCAATCTTATTTTACGATAGAGCCCAGGCTTTCGCTTCGTTACCAGCTATCCCCCCAACAATCAGTGCGTGCCGGCTACAGCCGGACTTCTCAGTTTGTCAACCAAGTCTTCAATACCGACACACCTACGCCACAAAGCCAGTTTCAGTTGAGCACGCCCTACATCAAGCCTTTCCTGGCGCACAATTTCTCCCTGGGATACTTCCGCAATTTTCGCAAAAATCGGTGGGAAAGCTCCGTGGAAGGCTTCTACCGGGCCATTGATCAGTTGTGGGATTATCGGGATTTTGCCATCCTCAACCTCAATCCTCATCTGGAAACAGAGCTACTGGAAGGGCAAGGAAGAGCCTATGGCCTGGAAGCTACCCTCAAGGGAAGGAGCCTGCGTTTCGACGGGCAGTTGAGTTACACCTGGTCGCGCACCGAACGACAAATCGCTGGCATCAATCAAAACCGTTGGTACCCTAGCAATTTTGATCAGCCTCACAACCTGAACCTCAGTTTCAAATACCGTATCGATGAGCGCCAATCCCTCAGCACCAACTTCACCTTCGCAAGTGGGCGCCCCACCACGGCTCCTATAGTAAGTTACACCAATGGCAATACCATCGTGGTACCGATCTATACCGAACGCAATCAACTAAGGATTCCTGATTATCATCGCCTGGATCTTTCTTACAACATAGGAATGAATAAAAACAAACAGAAAGGCTTCAAGACCAGCTGGGATTTTACGCTGTATAATGTCTACGGCAGGAAAAATCCTTTCTCCGTTTTTTATACCCAGCGGGTTAATCAACGACGAGACTTTGTAGCTAATCGACTGGCTATTTTAGGGACGGTATTTCCTTCCGTGAGCTTCAACTTTGAGTTTTTGTGATTTTTTTGAACCAGATGAGGCATAGGCGGATCTACCGACGTAGGCACAGCCAACGCCGAACGGGGATTTTTTTACGTAGTAAACGAGGATATGAATAGATTACTTTATGGTCTGATTTTGATGATGCTCCTCATCGCGTCAGCTTGTCTGGATGAGATAGCAATAGAAAACGCAGACCGACCAGAAGACGGTTATGTGGTACAGGCTAAATTGATTAGCGGCAACCCCTCTTACGTGGAAGTAAAAGTAGAGCAGCTTTTCTTTTACACCAGCAACATCAACCGACCAGTAAATGATGCGCTGGTAAGCCTGGTAAAGAAAACCGGAGAACGTTTCGAGTTTCAGGAAGTGCCCTTAGATGGTATTTATAGTGCCTACCTTGAGCAGGCAGATTTCCCCGTGGAGGTGGGCCAATCCTACCGAATAGAAGTGGAAATCACCCCTGAGATCAAATTACAATCCGATTGGGATCAAATCTTTGCCACTCCGAAAGCAGACAACATCAGCTGGGATTTTACTGAAATCGAGACGGTTTCTACTGATGGATTGCTTAGCCGTAGTTCGGGTATTCAATTTAGTATTACGACGCCCATCATTACAGCCACGGAAAAGGCCCGCTTGCGCTGGGAATTCATAGATGCTTATCGGGTGACGGATGATCTGAATTTCACCTGCTACATTGAGAATTCCTATCAAAACAACCGTCTCTTTTTATTGGACGGCAATACCGTTGGGCCGGACACCATTACGAACTACCCCTTGTTCAGTGACCAACTGGGCATCCGTCATATTGATGGGTATTACCTCAGTGTTTTTCAGCAGGCTTTGAGTCCAGAGGCCTTTACCTACTGGGAACAAGTATCGGCTTTACTCGAACGCGAGGGTACGGTATTTGACAATCCGGCGGGGGCCATCAACACCAACATCCGCAATCTGGCGGATAGCACCCAACTTGTTTACGGGTTCTTCTCCGCTTATACGCAAGATACCTTACGGCGCTTTTTATCGCGAGAAGAGATGGGCAATCTGGATTTTTACTGTCCACGCCCACCTACCAACCAGGTTCCACCACCGATTACGGTCTGTGATGGCTGCATCGATGCGCTGGGGGCTTCTTACAACAAACCCTACTACTGGCAATGAAAAAAATATTCCTACTGTTTTTAAGCTGTTCTTTACTTGGAGGAATTGTCTTTGCGCAAGCTAGTCGCTCGCTCCAAAGTAGTTGGCTGCATCTGGATAAACCCTTTTACGTAACTGAAGACGCGGTGGGGTTTCAGCTCTATGTAGCGCCGGAATTCACCCAGGAAAGCATCGTCATTCAGTCTATTCTATTTGATGCCACGGGGGAACCACAGCTTTACGCCTACTGGTCTAATCAGCGAAAAAGTACTGTCCCTGGAAAAATCTTCCTGCCAGCCGACTTACCTACCGGATGGTATTACCTTTCTTTTATCGTCTGGGATCGCGAACGCCAAACTGAGCGGGTTTTGCTACAGGCACCTTTAGCGATTTATAATGATCAGGAAACCATCGTTCCAGAGATGGTGAGCCAGCAGGAACCGAGTCGGCAAGCGGCTCCGGTGGTCATTCCTGAAAAAGAATTGACCATTAGCCTTGCGAAGCTACCGGAAACCATTCTTCCTGGAGAGGAAATCAATTTTGAAGTGCAAGTCACAGATCGCCGTAACCGTCCCGTAAGCGCGGAGGTTTCCATAAGCGTTACTGACTGGGGCCTCATGGGTGCATCCATGGCGATGGGTATGGATAATTTGCAAGAGGGGGATTCTTTGCGCGTCATTACGCCCGCCAACCTTATCGGCACTACTTTTTGGCAGGGGATTCATCTAGAGGAAAATGGTAGCCCTGCGCCCTCGCAAAAGCTGTTTGCCATGATCGCTGATCGGGAACAAATACTCCAGACCGACGCCAGAGGACGATTTGTTTGGCAGCAGCCGATTACTGCGAATCTTTCCGCACTTGGTTTCGCCAAGCAAAACGATGAACCTACCTTGGTACGCTTTCAGCCTGCACCAGGACG is a window from the Lewinella sp. LCG006 genome containing:
- a CDS encoding zinc-dependent metalloprotease, whose protein sequence is MKIAHYLLLLLFAPVMAFGQGAVAAKVAKAVTKHDISEYTLVTATDQDLKDFDIPTDVLTEGLIVTLDREAIRNLQQERPEVLSLTFPLPGQGDAVVTLIPNKVLADGFVLTTSSGRSVDYTPGLYYAGTLDGDPTALVAISVFDNEIHGLISTEYGNYVIGIVDGAPNSEHLIYNDRYFLQPQDLDCATPDDGEVYKPSDLEYTETKATGDCIQVYIEIDDDIVTNKGGVVGATNYVTGIMNQTITLYANESLEMGISEIKAWNTPAPYSGSSSSAMLSSYQSNTGAFNGDLSHLMSYQASGGIAAGFAGICNSNPDNSKCFSSIDASYSNVPTYSFTVMVVTHEMGHLIGSRHTHACVWNGNGTAIDGCAGGTEGSCSVPGSPSGGGTIMSYCHLTTGIDFTQGFGPQPGNVIRNTVTNATCLSASCGVAGPTCSDGVQNGDETGVDCGGSNCAPCAGPCNDNLVTVTITLDNYPEETSWTIRNAGGSVVASGGTYGSQPDGSTVVENICLVDGCYDFTISDTYGDGICCAYGNGSYTVTSSDGTEASGGSFTSSETTNFCVGAAAPTCTDGIQNGNETGVDCGGPDCAPCGGGSTVLLGSYFETGWDGWADGGSDCARYAGSRSYEGSYSIYIRDNSGTASAMTSPSLNLSGYSSIDIEFYFYATSMENGEDFWVRFYNGSSWTTVAAYASGTSFNNNTFYVATVSLSSAQYNFASNSQIRFQCDASDNSDLIYIDAVTVTANSGALVEGGTVVTIGEIEGSTTEYSNPPVDLGAIDLGIELEGNDVQLFPNPAQDMLNVRSGANMQSIRIMTATGQQLRQIKLDNNQQNIDISSLTPGMYYLLIEVNGELQPQRFVKQ
- a CDS encoding TonB-dependent receptor, which encodes MFILLRHLLAFSLFVFIIPLGQAQQLLRQEVSIDLEAATAEEVLTQLAERYQLRFHYSALDLPSQRSHFNYQQVPLTSVLEALLAPSPLGFFVYRDQSIVIANQEKIAELIAYREQFYQALDGQLQRGTSPQDIITIGADQPSAAGANAKIIGRLADANTGEPIIGATIFWPELKNGTVSDSRGLWEMNIPSGNQYELQIQYIGYGSFSRQFKIIGEGFLDIKLLPEATDLATIIVLAEAQDDNVSNTQAGLSTFSVRSIKDLPTLLGEADVVRSVLTTAGVNSIGEGSSGFNVRGGAVDQNLILQGGSILFNASHALGFYSTINPEIIQEVALYKSILPAEYGGRLSSVLQVDLRRGKQQGLRIAGGLGPVTAKLSAEGPFAEGKGTFLLGLRGASADWILRQIDDIAISKSQAAFFDGNLLVHYDLTEKDQLRGSLYHASDDFSYNQEFGFNYKTASAEINYTRQIREELSSELTLVANQLRSSRTDLAGPGSGALLTGITYYKLKEVIRHQEEDWSWLAGIETILYQVPGQEQRPQGPTSTLPNLKLENEKGWESALFGEINWEPWEQFSVKAGLRINDYQYLGGRTLLDYGPDGTYELSNVVDTLEYAAGETIQSYFTIEPRLSLRYQLSPQQSVRAGYSRTSQFVNQVFNTDTPTPQSQFQLSTPYIKPFLAHNFSLGYFRNFRKNRWESSVEGFYRAIDQLWDYRDFAILNLNPHLETELLEGQGRAYGLEATLKGRSLRFDGQLSYTWSRTERQIAGINQNRWYPSNFDQPHNLNLSFKYRIDERQSLSTNFTFASGRPTTAPIVSYTNGNTIVVPIYTERNQLRIPDYHRLDLSYNIGMNKNKQKGFKTSWDFTLYNVYGRKNPFSVFYTQRVNQRRDFVANRLAILGTVFPSVSFNFEFL
- a CDS encoding DUF4249 domain-containing protein, translated to MNRLLYGLILMMLLIASACLDEIAIENADRPEDGYVVQAKLISGNPSYVEVKVEQLFFYTSNINRPVNDALVSLVKKTGERFEFQEVPLDGIYSAYLEQADFPVEVGQSYRIEVEITPEIKLQSDWDQIFATPKADNISWDFTEIETVSTDGLLSRSSGIQFSITTPIITATEKARLRWEFIDAYRVTDDLNFTCYIENSYQNNRLFLLDGNTVGPDTITNYPLFSDQLGIRHIDGYYLSVFQQALSPEAFTYWEQVSALLEREGTVFDNPAGAINTNIRNLADSTQLVYGFFSAYTQDTLRRFLSREEMGNLDFYCPRPPTNQVPPPITVCDGCIDALGASYNKPYYWQ
- a CDS encoding phosphoribosylglycinamide formyltransferase; the protein is MQRIAIFASGTGSNARKIVEYFKGHPSIEVSLVVSNKATAPVLDMAAAHGIPTLLLQRKSFYETEVLLEHLRGIDLIVLAGFLWLIPNYLVRHFPRKIVNIHPALLPKYGGKGMYGKYVHQAVKAAGEKESGITIHYVNEHYDEGRVIFQASCALEPEDDAEAIAQKVLLLEHRHFAPVIEQLLTINYRS
- a CDS encoding SPOR domain-containing protein, coding for MMIRNLLLVLVTFSLSFPALQAQDMSWRKHRKLAEQLEKEGDLFAAAENYRAAWEQKQSKEEYIYKAADIFYRLNDYRNAADAFQHVPANFNDDQLVLLKYARALKRDGQYDKARVAFQAAADGYTGPDKAILQDIVRVELKGIDLTRDMASKMDRRMEILHPGSTVNSDSDDFAPVAVSEDVLYFTSTIGGQARIYESQRQGNNWTKAANPSGFPVVQGGQYANGAMSPDNQRFYFTICNNDGGWNGFNTRCEIYLTKRSANGWTAPERLPDFINVKGVNSTTPAVAHNNGQEYLFFASNREGGRGGLDLWYVTRDLGVDNTDYTFPVNLGPVINSLGDEITPFYNAEEGTLYFSSNGHPSIGGLDIFRSSGGEVSWTAPENIGLPVNSSADDFGYVRNPSGFGGYFTSNRVFGGEKTNTRNQDVFEFSVGGRQITLKANVYDQATGALLDNIKVSLYQIFDDGSENLLIKKDFAAGNYLFELLPNRRFRVEIERAGFQQGGYVFATDDPSTVAYGQPLFLQAEEGFVDTPVTNNPTGNTTEPKTGGFMSEVDNTNNNTNTAPTRPASNPGTMLGLAGEEYTANGTSAKDNLAYTSRAKRYQGRYYRIQIGALKTYDAGSNRFSSLSNYGEVATEYIPSRSLTRVLVGDYFSQEEVTFALNQIKSEYPNAYVVQYDDGIRYGRVNL